The Branchiostoma lanceolatum isolate klBraLanc5 chromosome 7, klBraLanc5.hap2, whole genome shotgun sequence nucleotide sequence AACTTCTTTAAAAACCTGGTCCTTTTAAGATGATAGATCTTATGATATTACAGTTAACATGATGCTctgaaaattacaaatgtaaataGAATTCTAACAAATGCAAATGGCAATACAAGAATTAAGTAGCACCCTGGGGAAAATCAATCAAAGCaatattttttaatcatttgaaTCTTAAAACATTTATTGAAAATTTGTCTCAAAATTTCAGACACCAGAGatgaaaattattacaaatatatagatagatattcaAGTAAATGTATCAGTAAGATATGCCATAGATACAAATACCATGCAGCATTGGATGatgttttgaatgaatgaatttttttttcaccattTCAACCTTAATCAATTCtcattttcaaatgaaaggTTCAATTAATATCAAAGTTCATCAATTTTTGACAATTCTGTCCATAACTGttgactctccaatatcagctacgctgcctTGAGAGTCAATGTAACATATTGtaacatttgacaataaataaattcAAACCAAGATGACTCAGTACAGGTACCTGTAGCGCGTGCTCTCTCGTTGGCATCTTCACGTTGTCGAGCGGAACTCGCCCCGTGCTCGCTCGTCTGTTCGCATTGAAGTCTGCGCTGGTGCCTCGGTCTAAGCTCTTCGCCCTGATGTTCTTGTTTGGTCCCGCGACGACGTTATTAGCGTTGACGTTCCCGCTGACGTTACCGTTTTCCGCGTCCGCTTGCTCGAGGTTGGGGGGCAGGaatctgctgctgttgttgccaTTGGCATCTCTGGTGACAGGTGGTACCGGtaccccccctcctcctcctcctcctcccgcATCCTTCCCCGCACCTGTACCACTCCCCATCGCACAGTCAACAGATGCTGACAGACGAATGTTCTTATTCTTATCCCGTCCGCGCTCGCCGTGGTGGTTCTTGGAGCGGAGCAGTCTTCTCAGGATCGCGGCCATGCTCTAGCCCGAGGGTTGTCTGCCCGGCCGGCGCAACAGTTCGCTCAAGCGGCAAGATGAGGAAAGATTCCCCGCAAGGATGCAAAAtggggagagaaaaaaaaagacgagCGCTGCCGCGGCCGGCAAACCTCTCTCTCTGCGACTGCGTTCTCTCcttacaacacccgcccacggATACGCCTCCGCTCCCTGCTACCAAAATTCAACACGTACACATCCCCCAATCTACAACAAGAAAACACAGAAAGCCTGCATCAGAAAAATCAACtcagagcggacaaaaaaacgATGTAAACACGGCGTTAAGTTAACGGAGTCTGCATGAAAATGGAAGCCGATTTCTAGACCTTCGTGTCATCATCTGTAAAAACTGAGAACCAGATAAAACcctgagcaaaaaaaaaacccaaatcTCACCACACGCCACCTCTAAACCGCACCAGAATTAATTACAGGTCCACAATTAAGTTGTGGGATAAAATATGACCGGAAATGCGGCTACATTCTGTGAAAAATCGATGGATTATTACCTTCTTTCTTTCACGTCGCGGCGAAAACCTCCTCGGCTCCGATTATCGTCTGCGAATACATACTGTTTTGTAGCTGGCCGCTCTATTTAGTTCAGTGCCTACACTATCTGTCCATATTTTGACGAAATAGATCcataaaatatatgtatatcatatgaaaATGAATATATAGATACTCTGTATATTGTATGATATAATCCTTTGTTATATGGAGGAAAAGTTGGTAGTTTAGGCTAAATTGCAAAAAGAGGAAGGCACATTTTTTGTGCGAGTAGGGCGCCCCATGTTTTTGatgaaaccaagatggcggagaaACTGGAACAGTTGGAACAACACCTCGAACAGTTTATAGAAAATACTCGTCAAATGGGCATCATAGTCAGCGATTTTCAACCTCAGGGACAGCCAGTACTCAACCAGAAGATGTACGTACCCGTCTAGTCGTATCCTGGGGTTCAGAATGCCTTAACAATTGGTTTGAGTTGAAGTAAattttgtgtctgtgtgcacaTGTGCCTAAGTAAATTGGTGTACAAAGAAAGATGTGGAAGTGTGGAAAATATTGTCCAGTGTGAGTGATTATGTGAGAATTGTAGACTGTACGATTTGAAGAATAgtctaagaaaagaaaaaaaatattgactaCTCACTCACATTTTCACTTTTATTTTTAGAATTTGTTGAAAATCAAAGAGTTTTACAGGGAGTTTATAGCCATACCCCATGAACTCATTGTTGTAACGTTTATAAAAAATGTCATTGCCTGCCACAACTCTTAACAATAATTTATAAAGTGTGGTGGGGTCTTTAACATACTCCGGCTTTATGCCTCATCTGATCttgagaggacatccctaaccgaagctacaGGGAGCTACAGTAGGTGATCCTAATTTTTCACGTCACGAGTCAAGTGAGGATATTCATATcaagtacctttcccaatggTACATCATTAAGGCCTGTCAGGTATCCAGGCCAAAGAGGTCTAGATTCTGAGTCAATCAAGCCATCTTTAACCTTCCTCATCCTGTGTTCTGATTGGTCCACAGCCATGCCATGATCACAGGGATGCAGGAGATTGACAGGTGTAAAGGACAACTGCAGGATGTACAGGTGCCTCTGGAAGTGTTCGAGTGAGTATTTGGTCTTCTCTACTGTATTCTTCTGAACATAATGTTAAGATATATGCAAATTGTATCTCTCAAATCTTGCTCTATTTTACTtgttctacaagtacaatgcaTCTCACGTAGCAATACTGTATGTTTGAGTCTGGTTTGAAACAACACCACAATTTTTAAATGCTGACCAATGCCTGTTTGTGAGTGTGACGAATTCACAGTGGAGAAGTGACATCGAAAACTCCAACCTTGAaaatactactattactactgcCATGGAGATATAAAGATTTACAGAATACTTCTCTGTAAGCCTAACATGCATTTGAAATGCATGAATACAAACTGTATATCTGATCTGGCTCTTTTCTCACATGGACAagtactagtacaatgtacatgggcATCTCATGAGTCATGGTTCATGAAGCAGCAATACTGTTTTGTGATTAAAgttgatacaaaaatagacCTACAGGCATTTTTGTTTAGTCATGATTGTTTTGGTATGATGCTACAAATTGATAGCCTTTCTTTTACTCTAGGAATGGTAGGATAGCTTGTATTAGTCATAACTCTTCATAAAAATTTTATGTCCCAATTCCTGCAGAAATAATGTGCTTAGTTCATTACAAATTGACAAGGACATATGCATGTAATTAGATTTGGGATTACCTCCTAGACAACAGAGGAGACATACAAGCTTACCGTGATTTGATAGAAATGTAGATATCACGGTataatgtttgtgttgttgagtcATGTGGACAAATTGCTTTATGTTTGCACAGCTGTATATAGGAATTGAGCtgaaaaaaatgtgtctctTCTATGTTGCAGGTACATAGATCAAGGACGGAACCCTCAGTTATACACCAAGGACTGTATGGAGAAGTCTTTAGCCAAAAATGAGCAAGTAAAAGGCAAGATAGATGCTTTAAAGGTGAGAGGTCAGGTGTCTTTCCAGTCCCTTTCCTCAAAAATATTGGTTTACAAGTACAAAATTAATAGAATCACGCACACACAAGTAATCAAAATTGTGATGCCCATCTGTGTTTCTATTGCCCTCGGGCCACACAGTAGTTGAAGCAATTCAGTAGAGTACTAGCTATTTGAAAAACACTAATGGTCCATGCTTCCTCTCAATGGAGGACCATTGCTTTACCTTTTTAAGGGTGCTTGACAGCTAGTCCAGTAGTAGTTTGTGTTAAGCAGAGACTGAATCTTAGTTTAGTTGACAAGAGTTGCAGAAATTTACACTAACAGGACATTGCTGTTATTATCATTCTGCAGAAATTTCGATCACAGCTGATCTTGGAACTGGACAAGGTCTTCCCGGAGGAAATAGCCAAATACAAGGCAGCCAGGGAAATGGTGAAGGAAGAACACTCGTGACCATGACTCATGATCAGGGCACAGGCCATGCCAATTTCATCAGTTGTTTCTCGTATGTACTGGAGTATGTTGGAGCTAGAGGGAAGAAAATTAAATTTTATTTGCTGAATCATGTTTTGGTGttggttttcattttgaaaaactGCAGTTTTAAGCATTCAAGGAGGAAACTAGTACCCCCACCCCTCCCGAAAAATCCCCTTTTGGAAAAGatgtacaaaacaacaacaaaattgtgGAAACAGTTTGTCCAATTGGTGTGGCTTGATGTGTACATGTTAAAAGTGGTAGCTACCAATGTACATAATGATGTCAACGGTTTTGTAGCTCAATATACATATTCGGTAATTTCTTTTGAAACCTAAGGAAGTGACACTTATGTCGCACTGTTGTTCGTGACCCTAGTGAGAAAACTACTGGTACAGTAGTTTGTTGTAAGTTATTCTTGTGAACTAAAAGATCGGTACATGTGGCATGTGGAATTTTCATGATTGCCATCAGTGAAAAGACAGGAGAAAGAATTGCTGCCCCCCTTGCAACTTGCTTTTGTTCTGCAGATAAAATCTGCATACTAGTAATCAAAGACAATTCtagtatctatatagccggtgtaaacgcccttcggcgtagcacaccagcttcgcaggtacgcagtgcggtagcagctggttctattacaccgaacgacctgtcacgtctaaccaaTTAATTTGTATCATAGAGGCATCAATTCTCAAAGTTTGTTATGAAAGAAATTGGTCAGAGAATGTTTTATTTGAATGCCTTTGTGTCTTTATATGGATGTTTCACCAACATGATGTATCAACATGTATTGGAATTAAATTTGTAACTTATGTATTAAAACTTCCTAAACTCTGTCATTTATTCTGTCTGTTTACAATTCAACTATTTTGAAAGTACAATTGATATACAGTACCTAGAAGAAGATGATGGTATGAATTACAATGTGAAAATTCGATCTACAAGCTCAGACCACATGGTATATGCTTTTCAGCAGATAATGTGCTGTGTTTTTTAATGTTGCTTTATTTTGATGGCTACCATAAGacacaaaatatacatgcaaaatattatcaaaataGTCAGAGAAACTGCACAGACTTATTGAACTGTAGAAGATTTTAACCCCGTTTCCCAGAATACACAGGAAAACACTGCTATACCACATGGGATACAAACGCATTACAACatccagtataaatacatgggGATGAATACAACCGCACATCATACATGCAAGGTAAGTAAAGGGTCATGTATTGACGGGCCAGGGTCATGGCCATTTTCTATAGCAGCCGTAAACTGTACATGTGGCCCTGCTACTAGGCCATGGCACATTAATCTTATGAATGGCATAGCTTTTATGAATTGATTTTTGCCAGCCTCccccctttaaaaaaatattgcatatgtttaaaaagaaaaagaagtgaGGC carries:
- the LOC136438837 gene encoding mediator of RNA polymerase II transcription subunit 10-like, giving the protein MAEKLEQLEQHLEQFIENTRQMGIIVSDFQPQGQPVLNQKIHAMITGMQEIDRCKGQLQDVQVPLEVFEYIDQGRNPQLYTKDCMEKSLAKNEQVKGKIDALKKFRSQLILELDKVFPEEIAKYKAAREMVKEEHS